AAAATCAATGTCTATCAAAAGACCAAATATAAAAGAAGTAGCAGTCCCCATAGTGGGACTTGTGGTTGTCTCTCTCCTTGTACTTGCTACATTTCATCCATCGCCGATAACTGCAGAGAAAAAAACCGAGATCATAGTATGGAGTTACAATCTCCATCAAGGATTCGCCCCATATAAAGGGTCTTTTAACGGAAATGAACTGGTAAAACTTCTAAAAACCTATAATTCTGATATAATAGCGGCTCAAGAAGTTGTTGGAGGGATGATAGGAGATGGATATCAAGATGTTCCACTCCTTTTATCGGCGTATTTCGGCTATTACTACGAGTATACACCTGCTGTCGAGGGAACATATGGCGTGGCAACATTTTCCAGATGGCCACTGGAGATTATAGAAGAAAGAAACCTTAAGAGTATTGGTCAAGCTAGACCAGCGCAAAAAGTTAGAATAAAGAGTGTTAATTTAACTTTGGTAAATGTTCATATGGGCCTCTCTCCGGAGGAACGGGCCTTACAAGCAGAAGAACTTTTGGAAGTTGCACTGAAAGAGCCGATGGCTGACATGATTTTAGGTGATACAAATGCAGAACCTGAAGAAGAAGCAATAAAAATACTTCTCAGGGAGTATTATGATTCCTTTGCTGAAAGGCCGCCCTACACTTTCAATTGGGGCAATGTGGATATAGAAAACATTGATTATATCCTCATAAGGAGAGGAAGTACTCTGAAGGTTAAAGACTATGGATGGTTCCTAGATGTTGAAGTCTCAGACCACCGTCCAATTTATGTCTTAATTTCAAAATGAGAAAAAGAAACATCAGTCCATATCTGGGATTAATTCATAGACATCCTCAGTTTTTCCTTTTATGTCCCCTCTTTTGACAAATTGTACCGTTACTGCAGCTAATATAAAGAACACAGCGGCAAATGGAAGTAAAGTGTTGTATCCGATAACATCTAGGAACGCACCAGCTAGAGGGGGAGCCACAAGATTTGCAGCCTGGCTGAAGAAATAATAAAGTCCAGTGTATCCTCCAAGTTTCTCTTCTGTTGTCATGTCTACGACCATTGGTAATGAATTGACATTTATTAAGGCCCAGCCAACGCCTCCAAAGAAGAAGAGGAGCATAAATCGAAGGACTATTGGATCGGTAAGAGCACTACTAGATGGTTTTGAGGTTTCTCCAAGATAGTACGCTGTTAACATAACAAGTGTTACAAGTATAAGACCACCTGTGATGGTCTTCTTCCGTCCAATACGTCCACCGACAAATCCTGCTGGAATTGCAAAGATCATAAAACTTAGAGAGACAACACCCATTAGGAATGCTCCAGTACTTTCCGCAATACCGAGGTGGTATTTGGCATAGCTTGTGAAAAATGTCTCCACTGAATTAAATGCAATAAACCAGAGGAATATTGAAGTAAGTATGAAAAGCAGGCTCCTTTCTTGACTAATAAAAACATCCTTTAGGTTTTCTTTTAATTCTCTAAAGCTCTTTTTTGAGGTTTCTTTAATTAATTTCCTAATAACAATCTTCTCGCCGGGTACTCGGAATTCTTCTGGTTCTGGTACAAAGAGAATCACAAGGAGATTTGCAAGAAGCATTATGGCTGCTCCTACTATGAAGGGATATGCATAGTTCATATCATAAAGTACCTTTCCTCCAAAATATGCCAGTAATGCTCCAACTCCACCCATAAAATTAATTATGCCATTCGCTTGGCTTCTTTTTTCGCTTGGAGTTATATCGGGCATAAATGCTACAACAGGAGATCGGAAAAGAGCCATAAAGAAATTCATAAGAACTATAACTCCCATAAAAAGGGCAATATTCTCATATCTTCTTGCGAGTGGGATCAATGCGAACATTAAAGCTGCTGAAGGAGCTCCAATGAGAATATACGGCTTTCGTCGCCCAATTTTAGTTCTTGTCTTGTCACTTAATGCTCCTAGGAACGGAAGTAATAAAACCGCAAATAGATTATCGATGGTCATAATAAAGCCTGTAATAGTTTTGCTCATCTGAAATGTGTCTTGCAAGAAAATCGGGATATACGCATTATACAAGGACCATATAATACTTATTCCAAAAAATCCAAAGCCCAGCAGGAAAATACGTCTATAACTAAACCATTTCATGCACTCACCTCCTTAGTGCATTAATGCATTAAATACGTACGGTGATGAAGGTTATTATCCTTTCGCCTATTAAGGTATAAGATTTAAGTTATAACTTATAATTCTCAAGATTTATAACTTCTAACCGCCTTAGGTTTACTATGCCCGTAATAAGTATTGCAAATCAGAAGGGTGGAGTGGGAAAAAGTACCACTGCAATAAACTTATCAGCAGCGTTAGCACTGAAAGGGAAAAAAGTTCTCCTCGTGGACATGGACCCACAAGGGGCTACTACTATCGGCTTGGGACTTAGAGAAGCTACACCAACAATCTATAATGTAATAATAGACGAAGCAGAAATGGAAGAAGCCATTATAGAGACATCTATAGAAGGTCTTCATTTAATTCCAAGCAACATAGCATTAAGTGGTGCTGAAATCGAGCTTAGTAGTCAAATAGGGAGAGAATATATCCTCAGAAATAAACTTGCGCAAATCAGGGATCGTTATGACTATGTAATTATTGATACACCTCCTTCATTAGGGGTACTTACGATGAATTCTTTAGTCGCAAGCGATGAGGTTATAATCCCCATACAAGCCGAATATTATGCTCTTGAAGGAATTGCACTGTTGTTAAAGGCAATAAGGTTAGTTAGAGATAGGCTAGGGATCCCTCTTGAAATCAGAGGCTTTCTAATAACAATGTTTGACAGAAGAACTAACCTCTCTAAGGAAGTTAGAGAGGAAGTAAAAAGAACTTTTGGAGAAAAGGTCTTCAAGACTATGATTCCCAGAAATGTCAGGCTTGCAGAAGCTCCATCATATGGAAAACCTATATTCCTCTATGCTCCTGATAGCAGAGGTGCTAAGGCATATATAAAACTAGCCGAGGAGGTTGATGGTAGATGAAGAAAAAGGCTCTCGGACGGGGATTAGAAGCACTTATTTCCGAACCTCTTCCAATTGAGGAAAAACCTAAAGAGAAAACAAAAACAGAGATTCAAGAAGGTGTATTAATGTTAAGCGTTCAAGAGGCCCTAAAAAATCCAAGAATAACATTATGGTCACCAGAAGCTACTGCAGTTCTTCGATATCTCAGAAAGACCGTCCCAGAATTCAGCATATCCAATGAAGCAAGTAAACTGCTTGAAAAAGCCATAAAAGAGAAATATCCAGAAATATGGGAGTCCGTTGAGAAGCATATGAAAAGGTAAAAGCTATTTTACCTTTTAACTTTTAAATTATAAGCACATAGAAATTTTGGTCTCTATAAAAAAGGTTTTAATGGTGAGAGAGTTACTTTCAATTTGGCGATAAATATGTCCAGATGGGACGTGAAAAGGGTATTGGTTCTTGGCCATAGGGGTTCAATCGGAAAATATCCAGAAAATAGCCTCTTGGCTTTTGTTGAAGCTGTTAAAGCAGGGGCAGATGGAGTAGAACTTGATGTGTGGTTAACTAAGGACAGAAAAGTCATAGTAATGCATGATGAAACTATAAACAGAACGAGTAACATGAGCGGGAAACAAAAAGAGATGACCCTAGAAGAGTTACAAAAAGCAGATTTGGGAATGAAACAGAGGATACCAACTCTAGAAGATGTTCTTGAAACCCTTCCTAAAACCGCTCTTGTGAATATTGAGGTCAAGGATATTGAAGCTGTAAGCGAAGTTTTAAGAATTATTAATGAGTTCAATGCTGAGGAAAGAGCAATGATCTCCTCTTTCAATGTAAATGCACTGAAATTGACCAGAGAGATGAATGAGAGGATAACTCTTGGCCTACTGGTGGGAGACGAAAAGATTATGCCTTTAATCCCAAGACTCAAAGAGGAACTTAATTTGTATTCTGTAAACGTGCCGATAGATGGAATATCTGTACTAGGTTTTGAAAGATTTAAGACAGCTTTAATGTGGCTCAGAGGTTTGGGAGTTAAGATTGCACTATGGCCTGTGGAAGAGGAGATATATTACAGAAAAGACAATCTCAAGAGACTTAAAGGCCTCTTTGATATTGTAATAACTGATGATCCAGAGAGAATGTTGAACTACTTAAAAGAGATTGAAAGTTAAAAAGCGTGAAGCTTAAATATTTTTAACCTCTATTTTCTTTCTTGGTGGTATTATGGAAAAGTTCATCTTGGCTCTTGACGAGGGTACAACCTCTGCTAGGGCAATGATTTTTGACAAGGATAGTAATGTTCTTGGGAGCGGCCAATATGAGTTCCCCCAGTATTTTCCAAAGCCCGGATGGGTCGAACATAATCCGGAAGAAATATGGAATGCCCAAGTTGCTGCTATAAAAACTGCACTGAAAAATGCCAAGATAGGGCCTGAAAAAATAGCTGCCATAGGAATTACAAATCAGAGAGAGACTACAATAGTTTGGGATAAAAATGGAAAACCCCTGTATAATGCTATTGTTTGGCAGTGTAGAAGGACCTCCGAGATGATTGAAGAAATAAAGCATGAATATGGTGACATAATAAAAGAAAAAACAGGGCTTGTTCCAGATGCTTATTTCTCAGCAAGCAAACTTAAATGGCTTCTCGATAGTGTACCTGGTCTTAGAGAAAAGGCTGAGAAAGGAGAAATCAAATTCGGAACAGTAGATAGTTTTCTGATTTACAAGTTAACTGGTGAACATGTGACAGATTATTCCAACGCTTCTCGTACAATGCTTTTTAACATAAAAAAGCTTGAATGGGACGATGAACTCTTAGAGCTATTTGATATCCCGCATTCTCTTTTACCTGAAGTTAAAGAGTCAAGTGAAATCTATGGGTATACAAAGAAGGAGATATTTGGTCATGAGATTCCTGTAAGTGGAGATGCTGGTGACCAACAGGCAGCATTGTTTGGTCAGGCTTGCTTTGAGGAAGGAATGGTAAAAGCCACTTATGGAACAGGGAACTTTATTTTAGCCAACACTGGAAAGATGATTCTTTATTCCGATAATTTGCTTACTACAATAGCATGGGGCCTAGATGGAGAGGTTAACTATGCCCTTGAGGGAAGTATCTTCATTACTGGTGCAGCAATACAGTGGTTAAGAGATGGGCTAAAGATAATCAGAAACGCCGCAGAAACAGAAAAACTTGCAATAAAACTGTCATCAAATGAAGGCGTCTATTTTGTTCCTGCGTTTGTTGGATTGGGGGCCCCTTATTGGGATCAGTATGCAAGAGGTCTAATAATTGGAATTACCCGTGGTACTACAAGAGAGCACATCGCCAGGGCAACTCTTGAAGCGATAGCATACCTCACAAGAGATGTACTAGAGGAGATGGAAAAGTTAATCCAAGTAAAAGAGCTTCGTGTTGATGGTGGTGCAACAAAAAATGACTTTTTAATGCAGTTCCAGGCGGATATTATAAACAAGAACGTGATAAGGCCAGTTGTGCAAGAAACCACTTCACTAGGAGCTGCATATCTTGCGGGTCTTGCTGTAGACTACTGGGAGAGCCTTGAAGAGATAAAAAACCTATGGAAAATTGAAAGAACTTTTGAACCTGTAATGAGTGAAGAAAAACGAAAACGCTTATATGCCGGATGGAAGGAGGCCGTAAAAAGGGCACTAGCATGGGCAAAGGTTGTTGAAGGGCTTTAACCAAGCAATCGGTGATGGGTGATGAAACGAATCAAAGTGGCTATAATTGGTGCAGGGATAAGTGGAGCTAGTATTGCACGTGTCCTCAGTAGATATGATAATCTTGAAGTGCACTTGATAGAAAAAAACTCTGATGTTGGTTGGGGTGTAACTAAAGCAAACACTGCCTTAATTCATGGAGGATACGATGATGATCCAAAGAAATTCCCACTACGAGCAAAATTATGTATACAAGGAAATCGTATTTGGCACCAATGGGTAAAAGAGCTAGAGATTCCTCATATATGGAACGGAGCTTTGATAGTGGCACTAACAGAGGATGACTTTGATGAGCTTGAGACTCTTTTAGAGAGAGGTATTAAAAATGGTGTTCCAGAAATGCGGATTGTAGACAAGGAGGAAGCACTTTCTTTAGAACCGGGTCTTAATCCAAAAGCTCTTGGAGGTCTTTGGATTCCAATAGTGGGCCAAATAGGCCCAATTCCAGCTGTTGTTGCAATGGTGGAGAATGCAGTTAGCAATGGTGTGAAATTACATTTGGAAACAGAAGTTAAAGGGATAAAAGTTGAAAATGGAGAAGTTAAGGGGATAGAGACTAACAATGGTCTTATAGATGCTGATATAGTTATAAACGCTGCTGGTCTTTACGCTGATGAAATTTCTAAGATGGTTGGTATAGATTATTTCGAGATTCACCCAAGAAAAGGAGAATACTGGATCTTTGACGAGGATGTGCCGGGACCTAGGAGAGTACTCTTTCCCACACCCACTCCAATAAGCAAAGGGGTTGTAGTAACAACAGAGATAAGTGGTCACCTTATGATAGGCCCAAATGCTCAAGACTTGCCAAAAGAAGAAAAAGAGAACCTTGCAACTACAATGGAAGGTCTAAACGAGGTTTGGGAAAAAGCAAAAAAGATATGGCCAAATTTACCTCCAAAAAGTAAAGTTATTAGAACCTTTGCAGGTCTGAGGCCTGAGCCTAGTGGTGGAGACTTCATAATCAAAGCAGAAGAAGAGGTTTATGGATTTATCAATGTAGCAGGGATTCGCTCACCAGGTCTTACAAGTGCACCAGCAATAGCTTATGAGGTTAAAGAGATAATAGAGTGTGACCTCGGGATAACACTTACTGAAAAATCTCATTGGAATCCATATAGGAGAGATATAACTCATTTTTTCATGACTCCCAGAGAGGAAGCAAACCGGCTTATAGCTACTAATAATTCTTACGGAAAGATAGTGTGCAAATGTAACAAAGTTAGTGAAGGGGACATCTTAGAGGCAATTGAAAGAATGAAGTTCATAGGAGTTAAAACTCCAAGCATAGATTCGGTCAAGGTTAGAACAAAGGCAACAAGTGGTACCTGTCAAGGAACCTTTTGTAAGGTTAGAATCGTCCAGATACTGGCAAGAGAATATAAAGTAGAACCCTGGAAAGTTACGTTGAAGGGAAAGGGAAGTGAGATTGGAGTTGGAGACGTTAAAGTTCTTCTTAGGAGGGCCTCATGATGGAGAGTTATGATGTCATTGTCATCGGTGGTGGACCCGCAGGTTTAGCTGCAGCAGTCAAAGCAAAAGAGCTTGGTTTAGAAACTCTCCTCCTTGATGAAAATGAGTTTCTTGGGGGCATTTTGCCTCAATGTATTCACCCCGGATTTGGTATTCATTACTTTAAGGAAGAGCTCACTGGCCCGGAATTTGCACATCGGTTTATAGAGAAGATAAAAGATGTTGGAGTAAGATATCAAACAAGTACATATGTCTTGAATATTGAGAACTACTCAGATTTGGAGAAAAAAATCGTCTTCTCTTCTCCTAAGGGAATTAAAGAAGTATGGACAAAAACGGTAATCTATGCCGCGGGAGCAAGAGAGAGGCATGCTTTTGAAATAGGTATCGTGGGGGATAGAGTTGCTGGTATTTATACTGCTGGGGAAGCTCAGACACTTATGGATATTTATGGGATAATGCCAGGAAAGGAAATCGTTATAGTAGGCTCTGGGGATGTTGGTCTGATAATGGCACGTCGATTTGCTCTTGAAGGGGCAAAAGTTAAAGCGGTTATTGAGCTAATGCCTTATCCTGGAGGATTAGCAAGAAATGTAATGATACTCCGAGACTTTAACATTCCATTATACCTAAGCCATAAGGTAGTTGAAGTCAGGGGCAGGGCACGAGTTGAAAAGATTAAAGTCGTTAAAGTCGATGAAAACCTTAAAGAGATTCCAAAAAGCGAATTTTGGATTGACGCAGATACTCTTCTGATTTCAGCAGGTTTGGTGCCAAATGTAAAGCTTCTTCAAAGAATAGGGGTAGAAATAGATCCCTCAACCGGCGGACCAATAGTAAACGAACTCTTAGAAACTACAGTACCAGGAATATTTGTTGCAGGTAATGCTCTCTTAATAAATGACCTTGTGGATTACGTTGCAGAACAAGGAGAATTAGCTGCTTTTGGAGCAAAAGAATTCATTGAAAATGAAGGAATACCATCAAAGAGGTGGATAAAACTAGAAAACGGCCAGAACATAAGACTTCTTGCTCCTCACTATCTGAGTGGTGAAAGAGATGTCTATGTATATGCTAGGGTTTCAACTCCAATGGAAAACGTCAAAATAGTTTTTCCTGAGATAAAGAAGGAACTTAGATTTCCTATACTCAGGCCAGCAGAAATGCTCAGAATTAGACTTAGAGCTGAAGAAATTAGAAGGGCAGAGAAGAAGATAACTATGGAGGCGATTCCCCAATGAGACACCGCCTTACTTGCATTGTATGTCCTTTGGGCTGTCTCATAGAAGTAGAAGTGGAGAATGACAGAGTAACGGAAGTTATAGGTTACAAGTGTCCGAGAGGTAGGGACTGGGCAATTAACGAGATAATCAACCCAAAGAGAATCGTGATGAGTGTAGTAAAAGTGAAAAATGGCAAATTGCCAACGGTTAGTGTAAAGACTACTAAACCAATTCCCAAAGAAAAGATACCTGAACTTATGAAGGTTTTAGCACAGATTGAGATTAAGGCACCGGTAAGAGTTGGTCAAGTAATCCTAGAAAACCCTTTAGACTTAGAAACAAAAATAGTCGCGACCAGAGATGTTGAGTCAGTTTGATCTCTTTCTTATTCTTAGAAGCCACTCTGGGGTCAAATAGGAGTATGTTATATTTCCTCTAACGACTGAAGTTGCTCTTTTTGTTATATTTGAGTGCAGGTTTATTGTGATTGTTGTTATGTTCAAGAAAACTCTAACTGGAAGAGCGTCATTTACCCATATTATTCCAGTTAAATTTCCAATGTACTCATAGTATTCACCCTGCGTTTCCTTACTATATTTAACTCTGAAAACGTAGAGGTTGCCATCTTTTTCAATCAACTTTACGCTCCCGTTCTTTAGAAAAAACGACAAAGTGTGAAGTGGCCATGCAAAGTGGCCCTCAATAAAAGTAGTAATATTTTCCGAAGAAACAATAGATTCAAGCGGATTCTCTTTAGTTATGTTCTCGAGTATCTCTCCTTTGTTTTTTCTAAGTTGATGGTGGTAGTATTTTCCATCAAAAACAGCTGTCCTGTAGATCTCTATTAATTCTTCATCAAAATTATAGGTCATTATTTCTTCAAACCCTTCACGTCTCTTTAAGTTCATGCCTCCCGTCATAATTTGAGTGAATGTTTCCGATTCGATTATCCCGATATTTGTAGAATAGAACTCATATTGGTATTCATTTACTTCTTCCATTGCTCTTAGGACTTCTTCTATTGAAGGGGCTCTTTCAAACGTAAGACATCCAGAAAAAAGAATTAGGGTAATTAAAGCTACAAAGAATGACTGCTTCATTCAATCACCTTTTTAATCCATTCTGGTCGTTTATAGTCATATGTAATTTCAAAACTTGCTGAGAATTTTGACGTCGAGGTAGTGTTTGTAGCGAATATTTCAAAAATAGTTATGCCTTTGATTTCACCTTTTATGGGCAAATTGTCCTTGACCCAAATCCTTATGAACCCTTTACTTGTTTTTCTATATTTCATAGCTTCATAGTATGCTCTTTCAGCTTCGCTGACGTTTTCAGGTAGAGATGGCTCATATACTGTAGTAAAGTTGAATGCAACTAAATATATACCATCTCCTTTCGCAACTTCGAAATTTGTTGCATTATTAAGGGCTTTTTTGATAAAGTAGAGGGGATTTCTGGGCAACTCTGCCCCCTTAAGAAGCTCATACTTTAAGTCTTCTGGTGTTTTAATGTGAGGAGAAAGTCCATCCTTAAGTTTTTCAAAATATTCTTGGATAGTGGTATTCCCACCACCTTTTTGGATTACATTTCCATTCTTCTCTATGGCGTATGAAAAGTACATGAAATCTCCGAGGATTGTCTCATTAATATAAGTTATATCCTCTCTAATGACTTTAGTCTCCCAAAATGCTTCTTCTCTGTCATAGTTAAAACCTCCCTTGGAGTATATTGTGACATTACTAAATTGGGTCTTCTGATGATACTCAATTGAATAGCTGTACTTATCCACATCTTCAATTTCCTCAATGAGCGCTTGGGGTGTTGGTTCCTTTTGAACACAAGCAGAAAAGCTAGTTATCACAAGGAGAATGAAAGCTACTACAAAGGCTTTCTTCATAATCCTCCACCGAAATATATTACGATATTAACATACTTATTCTTTTCGGTTTAAAAATGATAAAAAGAAAATCTATTCAACAATTTTCTTGACCCACTCAGGTCTTTCATACCTATAGCTTATTTCAAACTTTACAATGGCTTCTGTTGTAGTAGTGCTATCCAATCCAGTATAGCTTGTTGTTCGTTTTATCTTTATTTCCCCTTTTATTGGCAGATTATCCTCGAGCCATAGTTTCCCTGTACCTTCAGTTTTTATGTGTTTCTCTATAGAATCTAGATTAACCATTTCTTCTTTTGTGAAAGCGAAAGTCACTATATAATTGCTACCCTCTTTACTCACTTCAAAGGAATCCGCATTGCTAAGAAGATCACGGATATAGTACAGAGGGTTTCTAGTAGGATCGGCACCTTTGAAAAGCCATTGTTTAAATTCTTCAACAGTTTTTATTTCCGTACGGCCTTGAAGAACCCGTTCAAAGTATGTTTCTATAGTCATGCTTGTGCTCTCTTGTTGTACTATCTTGTTGTCTTGTTCTACAGTGACGGAATAATAAATGGAATTACCCCAGACAACCTCATTAGAATAAGCTACTAGATCTCCACTTAAAGAGGTAATTTCCCAAAATGCCTCTTCCTTAGTGAAGTCAAATCCCCCTTTAGAATTTATTCGGGTATCACTTTTGGGTATCGTAGAATACTCAGCAGTAAATTGATATTTCTCAACACTTTCAATGGCATTAATTAAATCCTCCTTATTTAAAGTTGGCATCATGGCTTCAGTTGTGGTTGTTTCTGGTGATGTACTTGTGGAGCTTTCACTTATGGTCGGCTGAGTTGTTGACGTTGGTGTTTCACTTTTAGAGGGGGAAAGGGTTTCTTTTGAAATACACCCAGAAAGACTGATTATTATAAGAAAAACCAATATTAAGCTAAAAAATTTTCTCACATTGTCCACCAAAATTATTTTGAGCTTCTAGGTATTTATTCCTTTTGTTGTAATAGAAAGCAAAAGAAAAAGAATCAGAGCTTGGAACTTAAAAGTTTTGAAGTCTCTTTAAGCTGGGAATATCCAGACTCGAGATAGGTGTCTCCTTCCTTTACATATCCATCAGCATAGGCACTCCATGCTCTGTTTAAGTGTCTCTCTGCCTTGCTGAAGCTTGTCATGACTTCCCCATAAAACCTGATGCCTTCAATTCTAAGTGGTTGGGCCTTCTCTGCAAAGGTCTCTAAAGTTTCAAGGATTTTTCCTAAGTGTTCTCTTGCCTTTTCTAAGTCCTTCTCTTTTTCTTCCATTATTTTTTCAATCTCTGCAATAGCGTTCTCCAGTGTTCTCTTGAGTTCTTCTTTTCCACCTTTGCCTTGAGCAGCACTCTGGTGGAGCTCTTCTTTCTCTCCTTGTCTTCTGAGCAATATTCCAACTCCCATGATAGCTAAACTACCTCCAAGTGCTGTCCAAAGTGGTGGATTTCTAGCTGAGGCTATAGCTCCTCCAACCAGTCCAATTGTGAGCATTATATTTCCGATAAATTTCTTCATTGTTATCACCTCATGGGTGTAGTACTCCAGCTACAGTGAGCACTGCAAATAGTAATGTCATAGCAGCTTCTCCAACCATCAAACCTGCTGCAAATGGAAGGACTTTCTCAACGATGAATTCGTAACCCTTCTTTCTCTTTGCAACCTCGTTTACAACACAGCCAATTCCGTACGGAATGATATAGAGCATTGGAAGGTACATTGAGAGTCCTACTAGTACTCCAAGTCCGGGAACTCCGCTAAGTGATAGAAGGAACCCAAGTAGTCCACCTGCTATGAACTTGTCTATTGGTACACTTCCACCAAGTACTGCTTCTACCATTGACTTAAGGGCCATGGCCTGAGGAGCTGGAACTTTGTCGTTTCCAATTCCATAGGCATTCCAAATAAGACCAACAACTGTTAGTGCGATTATTGGGCCTAACCAGCCAGTTAGGAGCTCAACCTTTTGTTGTCTTGATGGAACCGCACCTACCATGTGTCCAGTCTTAAGGTCTTGCATCATGTCTGCGGCTCCTGAAATGGCCACACCAACTGTTGCACCCATCAGGATTGTAAGTGGGACGTTCTTGTTGGTTAAGTAGAGAAGTATCATAACTGAGACGAGAGACAAACCTGAAACTGGACTCCAGTCAGTCATTCCAGTGGACATTGCTACGAGGAGTGATGCAATGAAGATCCATGCGACCCCGATGAGTGCTGTGAGGAGGCTTCTTCCTAGGCCCAGGTTTCCGAGCTTGTAG
The sequence above is drawn from the Thermococcus sp. EP1 genome and encodes:
- a CDS encoding SLC45 family MFS transporter gives rise to the protein MKWFSYRRIFLLGFGFFGISIIWSLYNAYIPIFLQDTFQMSKTITGFIMTIDNLFAVLLLPFLGALSDKTRTKIGRRKPYILIGAPSAALMFALIPLARRYENIALFMGVIVLMNFFMALFRSPVVAFMPDITPSEKRSQANGIINFMGGVGALLAYFGGKVLYDMNYAYPFIVGAAIMLLANLLVILFVPEPEEFRVPGEKIVIRKLIKETSKKSFRELKENLKDVFISQERSLLFILTSIFLWFIAFNSVETFFTSYAKYHLGIAESTGAFLMGVVSLSFMIFAIPAGFVGGRIGRKKTITGGLILVTLVMLTAYYLGETSKPSSSALTDPIVLRFMLLFFFGGVGWALINVNSLPMVVDMTTEEKLGGYTGLYYFFSQAANLVAPPLAGAFLDVIGYNTLLPFAAVFFILAAVTVQFVKRGDIKGKTEDVYELIPDMD
- a CDS encoding NAD(P)/FAD-dependent oxidoreductase, giving the protein MMESYDVIVIGGGPAGLAAAVKAKELGLETLLLDENEFLGGILPQCIHPGFGIHYFKEELTGPEFAHRFIEKIKDVGVRYQTSTYVLNIENYSDLEKKIVFSSPKGIKEVWTKTVIYAAGARERHAFEIGIVGDRVAGIYTAGEAQTLMDIYGIMPGKEIVIVGSGDVGLIMARRFALEGAKVKAVIELMPYPGGLARNVMILRDFNIPLYLSHKVVEVRGRARVEKIKVVKVDENLKEIPKSEFWIDADTLLISAGLVPNVKLLQRIGVEIDPSTGGPIVNELLETTVPGIFVAGNALLINDLVDYVAEQGELAAFGAKEFIENEGIPSKRWIKLENGQNIRLLAPHYLSGERDVYVYARVSTPMENVKIVFPEIKKELRFPILRPAEMLRIRLRAEEIRRAEKKITMEAIPQ
- the glpK gene encoding glycerol kinase GlpK, whose amino-acid sequence is MEKFILALDEGTTSARAMIFDKDSNVLGSGQYEFPQYFPKPGWVEHNPEEIWNAQVAAIKTALKNAKIGPEKIAAIGITNQRETTIVWDKNGKPLYNAIVWQCRRTSEMIEEIKHEYGDIIKEKTGLVPDAYFSASKLKWLLDSVPGLREKAEKGEIKFGTVDSFLIYKLTGEHVTDYSNASRTMLFNIKKLEWDDELLELFDIPHSLLPEVKESSEIYGYTKKEIFGHEIPVSGDAGDQQAALFGQACFEEGMVKATYGTGNFILANTGKMILYSDNLLTTIAWGLDGEVNYALEGSIFITGAAIQWLRDGLKIIRNAAETEKLAIKLSSNEGVYFVPAFVGLGAPYWDQYARGLIIGITRGTTREHIARATLEAIAYLTRDVLEEMEKLIQVKELRVDGGATKNDFLMQFQADIINKNVIRPVVQETTSLGAAYLAGLAVDYWESLEEIKNLWKIERTFEPVMSEEKRKRLYAGWKEAVKRALAWAKVVEGL
- a CDS encoding NAD(P)/FAD-dependent oxidoreductase; this encodes MKRIKVAIIGAGISGASIARVLSRYDNLEVHLIEKNSDVGWGVTKANTALIHGGYDDDPKKFPLRAKLCIQGNRIWHQWVKELEIPHIWNGALIVALTEDDFDELETLLERGIKNGVPEMRIVDKEEALSLEPGLNPKALGGLWIPIVGQIGPIPAVVAMVENAVSNGVKLHLETEVKGIKVENGEVKGIETNNGLIDADIVINAAGLYADEISKMVGIDYFEIHPRKGEYWIFDEDVPGPRRVLFPTPTPISKGVVVTTEISGHLMIGPNAQDLPKEEKENLATTMEGLNEVWEKAKKIWPNLPPKSKVIRTFAGLRPEPSGGDFIIKAEEEVYGFINVAGIRSPGLTSAPAIAYEVKEIIECDLGITLTEKSHWNPYRRDITHFFMTPREEANRLIATNNSYGKIVCKCNKVSEGDILEAIERMKFIGVKTPSIDSVKVRTKATSGTCQGTFCKVRIVQILAREYKVEPWKVTLKGKGSEIGVGDVKVLLRRAS
- a CDS encoding ParA family protein, whose translation is MPVISIANQKGGVGKSTTAINLSAALALKGKKVLLVDMDPQGATTIGLGLREATPTIYNVIIDEAEMEEAIIETSIEGLHLIPSNIALSGAEIELSSQIGREYILRNKLAQIRDRYDYVIIDTPPSLGVLTMNSLVASDEVIIPIQAEYYALEGIALLLKAIRLVRDRLGIPLEIRGFLITMFDRRTNLSKEVREEVKRTFGEKVFKTMIPRNVRLAEAPSYGKPIFLYAPDSRGAKAYIKLAEEVDGR
- a CDS encoding DUF1667 domain-containing protein, whose product is MRHRLTCIVCPLGCLIEVEVENDRVTEVIGYKCPRGRDWAINEIINPKRIVMSVVKVKNGKLPTVSVKTTKPIPKEKIPELMKVLAQIEIKAPVRVGQVILENPLDLETKIVATRDVESV
- a CDS encoding lipoprotein produces the protein MRKFFSLILVFLIIISLSGCISKETLSPSKSETPTSTTQPTISESSTSTSPETTTTEAMMPTLNKEDLINAIESVEKYQFTAEYSTIPKSDTRINSKGGFDFTKEEAFWEITSLSGDLVAYSNEVVWGNSIYYSVTVEQDNKIVQQESTSMTIETYFERVLQGRTEIKTVEEFKQWLFKGADPTRNPLYYIRDLLSNADSFEVSKEGSNYIVTFAFTKEEMVNLDSIEKHIKTEGTGKLWLEDNLPIKGEIKIKRTTSYTGLDSTTTTEAIVKFEISYRYERPEWVKKIVE
- a CDS encoding glycerophosphodiester phosphodiesterase family protein; amino-acid sequence: MAINMSRWDVKRVLVLGHRGSIGKYPENSLLAFVEAVKAGADGVELDVWLTKDRKVIVMHDETINRTSNMSGKQKEMTLEELQKADLGMKQRIPTLEDVLETLPKTALVNIEVKDIEAVSEVLRIINEFNAEERAMISSFNVNALKLTREMNERITLGLLVGDEKIMPLIPRLKEELNLYSVNVPIDGISVLGFERFKTALMWLRGLGVKIALWPVEEEIYYRKDNLKRLKGLFDIVITDDPERMLNYLKEIES